The Kosakonia sacchari SP1 genome includes a window with the following:
- a CDS encoding type IV pilus twitching motility protein PilT, with protein MDIEEIVALSVKHNVSDLHLCSGSVPRWRQQGRLEPAPFEITDLAGLIEQHLNTAQQRLWRERGQVDFALTTAAGHRLRAGAFTRHGGVSLALRLLPQSCPLLSELDAPAPLSELLGRENGLILVTGATGSGKSTTLAAMVDHLNQHNGMHILTLEDPIEFVHTSNRCLIQQREVGLHCMSFADGLRAALREDPDVILLGELRDSETIRLALTAAETGHLVLATLHTRGAAQAVERLVDSFPAQEKEPVRSQLAGSLQAVLAQKLEVDKRGGRVALFELLINSPAAASLIREGKTHQLPGVMQTGQQAGMQTFAQSHQQRVLQGWL; from the coding sequence ATGGATATAGAAGAAATAGTGGCGCTTAGTGTAAAGCATAATGTCTCGGATCTACACCTGTGCAGTGGCTCAGTGCCGCGCTGGCGGCAGCAAGGCCGTCTGGAACCCGCGCCGTTTGAAATAACCGATCTCGCCGGGCTGATTGAACAGCATCTGAATACTGCTCAGCAGCGTCTGTGGCGAGAGCGGGGGCAGGTGGATTTTGCCCTGACGACAGCCGCAGGACACAGGCTGCGGGCCGGTGCCTTTACGCGTCACGGTGGCGTTTCGCTGGCGTTACGCTTGCTGCCGCAAAGCTGCCCACTGCTCAGCGAGCTAGACGCTCCTGCGCCGCTGAGCGAATTACTTGGGCGGGAAAACGGCCTGATTCTGGTAACGGGTGCGACCGGCAGCGGCAAATCCACCACCCTGGCAGCCATGGTGGATCACCTTAATCAACATAATGGTATGCATATTCTGACGCTGGAAGATCCGATCGAGTTTGTTCACACCAGCAACCGCTGCCTGATCCAGCAGCGGGAAGTGGGTCTGCATTGCATGTCATTTGCCGACGGCCTGCGTGCGGCGCTGCGTGAGGATCCGGATGTGATCCTGCTCGGTGAGTTGCGCGACAGCGAGACCATCCGTCTGGCGCTGACCGCCGCAGAAACCGGGCATCTGGTGCTGGCGACGCTGCATACGCGCGGTGCGGCACAAGCTGTAGAGAGATTGGTCGATTCCTTTCCGGCGCAAGAAAAAGAGCCTGTGCGCAGCCAGCTTGCGGGAAGCCTGCAGGCGGTGCTGGCGCAAAAACTTGAGGTGGACAAGCGGGGAGGGCGAGTAGCGTTATTCGAGTTGCTGATCAACTCTCCGGCGGCGGCGAGCCTGATCCGCGAAGGCAAAACCCACCAGTTGCCCGGCGTAATGCAAACCGGGCAACAGGCGGGAATGCAAACTTTCGCACAAAGCCACCAACAACGGGTGCTGCAAGGCTGGCTTTAG
- a CDS encoding YggN family protein: MMRKTLLAAALTLTAFAAQADYQCSVTPRDDVIINPQTVQVKGENGNLVITPDGNVMFNGKQPTLSAAQREQAKDYQAELRSALPWIDDGARSRVEKNRIALDKIIVKEVGESSSMRNRLTKLDAQLKEQMNRIIEHRSDGLTFHYKAIEQVRADGQQLVNQAMGGILQDSINEMGAKAVLKSGGNPLQNVLGSLGGLQTAIQNEWKNQEADFQQFGKDVCKRVVTLEESRKALTAQLK; encoded by the coding sequence ATGATGCGCAAAACGCTACTGGCGGCGGCTCTAACGCTTACAGCATTCGCGGCTCAGGCCGACTATCAATGTAGCGTCACGCCGCGTGACGATGTGATCATCAACCCGCAAACCGTGCAGGTGAAAGGGGAGAACGGCAATCTGGTTATCACGCCGGATGGCAATGTGATGTTCAACGGCAAACAACCGACACTTAGCGCCGCTCAGCGCGAGCAGGCAAAAGATTACCAGGCTGAACTGCGCAGCGCGCTGCCATGGATTGACGATGGTGCGCGTAGCCGCGTGGAGAAAAACCGCATCGCGCTGGATAAAATCATCGTTAAAGAGGTAGGTGAAAGCAGCAGTATGCGTAATCGCCTGACCAAGCTTGATGCACAATTAAAAGAGCAGATGAATCGCATTATTGAACATCGTAGCGATGGCCTGACCTTCCACTATAAAGCGATTGAGCAAGTACGCGCAGACGGACAGCAACTGGTGAATCAGGCAATGGGCGGCATTCTGCAGGACAGCATTAATGAAATGGGCGCGAAAGCGGTGCTGAAAAGCGGCGGCAACCCATTACAAAACGTCTTAGGCAGCCTGGGCGGTTTACAGACCGCTATTCAGAACGAGTGGAAAAATCAGGAAGCGGATTTCCAGCAGTTCGGGAAAGATGTTTGTAAACGTGTAGTGACGCTGGAAGAGAGCCGTAAGGCATTAACCGCCCAGTTAAAGTAA
- the wzz(fepE) gene encoding LPS O-antigen length regulator Wzz(fepE): protein MSSLNIKSEHTPSFYENQPIPLRSHEIDLLNLVGILWKGKVFIIATVLLFAVAGFFIAALLPQKWTSQAEVTPAEKIQWTELQKTLVALQVLDVKVPIDANEIFNLFLKKFNSQSLKEEFLASSPLVLGALQDQNFDQHELRRAVVLLSEKIKAVNNIKPGTSDSSYASWSLSFTAPSAPEAQQVLKNYIDYVSALVVKETLDTLRSDVDVRKSYEKNVLEMDRVRITTKHDANIKRLNYSLEVANAAGIKRPVYSNGQSVQDDPDFSIALGADGIAEKLRIEKSLKDVTELNADFQNREYTLSELEKVNIKDIEFSPIKYQLTPSLPMKKDGAGKALILVLAAMIGGIISCGIVLLRHAMRQRNIL from the coding sequence ATGTCATCACTAAATATCAAATCTGAACATACTCCTTCATTTTATGAGAATCAGCCTATTCCACTTAGAAGCCATGAAATCGACCTGTTAAATTTGGTAGGGATTTTATGGAAAGGTAAAGTTTTCATTATCGCGACTGTGTTGCTATTTGCAGTTGCCGGTTTTTTTATTGCCGCATTATTGCCACAGAAATGGACCAGCCAGGCTGAGGTTACGCCAGCGGAAAAAATCCAGTGGACAGAGTTACAGAAAACACTAGTTGCGCTGCAAGTGCTTGATGTAAAAGTTCCTATTGATGCAAATGAAATATTTAATCTTTTCCTGAAAAAATTTAATTCTCAATCATTGAAAGAAGAGTTTCTCGCCTCATCTCCGCTGGTTTTAGGAGCATTGCAGGATCAGAACTTTGATCAACACGAATTGCGTCGCGCCGTCGTGCTGTTATCGGAAAAAATTAAAGCCGTCAACAACATCAAACCCGGTACTAGCGACTCTTCTTATGCTTCATGGTCCTTGAGTTTCACGGCACCAAGCGCACCGGAAGCGCAACAAGTACTGAAAAATTATATCGATTACGTTTCGGCGCTAGTGGTGAAAGAGACGCTGGATACGTTGCGTAGTGATGTTGACGTGCGTAAAAGTTACGAAAAAAACGTGCTGGAGATGGATCGGGTGCGCATCACGACGAAGCATGATGCCAATATCAAACGACTGAATTACTCGCTGGAAGTCGCCAATGCTGCTGGAATCAAGCGCCCGGTCTACAGTAATGGCCAATCCGTACAGGATGACCCTGATTTTTCTATCGCACTGGGCGCGGATGGGATCGCAGAAAAGCTGCGGATTGAAAAGTCGCTTAAGGATGTTACTGAGTTAAATGCGGATTTCCAGAACCGGGAATATACATTGTCGGAGCTGGAAAAAGTTAACATCAAAGATATTGAGTTTTCCCCTATCAAATACCAGCTAACACCCTCTCTTCCGATGAAAAAAGATGGCGCGGGCAAGGCGTTAATTCTTGTACTGGCGGCGATGATCGGCGGGATTATTTCATGTGGTATTGTGCTACTGCGCCACGCAATGCGTCAGCGTAATATTCTGTAA
- the hemW gene encoding radical SAM family heme chaperone HemW, whose amino-acid sequence MADLPPLSLYIHIPWCVQKCPYCDFNSHALKGEVPHDDYVQHLLNDLDADVAWAQGREIKTIFIGGGTPSLLSGPAMQTLLDGVRARLPLALDAEITMEANPGTVEADRFVDYQRAGVNRISIGVQSFSETKLQRLGRIHGPQEAKRAAQLASGLGLRSFNLDLMHGLPDQSLEEALDDLRQAIALNPPHLSWYQLTIEPNTLFGSRPPVLPDDDALWDIFEQGHQILTAAGYQQYETSAYAKPGYQCQHNLNYWRFGDYLGIGCGAHGKVTFPDGRILRTAKTRHPRGYMQGNYLDKQHDVEAQDKPFEFFMNRFRLLEPAPRADFSRYTGLDERVIRPQIEEALKLNYLTENEERWQITEHGKLFLNSLLELFLAE is encoded by the coding sequence ATGGCTGATTTGCCGCCTCTGAGCCTTTATATACATATTCCGTGGTGCGTGCAGAAATGCCCGTACTGCGATTTCAATTCCCACGCATTAAAGGGCGAAGTGCCGCACGACGACTACGTTCAGCATTTGCTTAACGATCTCGATGCCGATGTCGCCTGGGCGCAGGGACGTGAAATAAAGACCATTTTTATCGGTGGCGGTACGCCGAGCCTGCTCTCTGGTCCGGCAATGCAAACATTGCTGGACGGCGTGCGTGCGCGTTTGCCGCTCGCACTGGATGCAGAAATAACCATGGAAGCCAACCCCGGAACCGTGGAAGCCGACCGCTTTGTCGACTACCAGCGTGCCGGCGTGAACCGCATTTCCATTGGTGTACAAAGTTTTAGCGAAACGAAGTTACAGCGCCTCGGGCGTATTCACGGCCCGCAGGAAGCCAAACGCGCAGCACAGCTGGCGAGCGGGCTGGGGTTACGCAGCTTTAACCTTGATTTAATGCACGGGCTGCCGGATCAGTCGCTGGAAGAAGCGCTGGATGACTTGCGCCAGGCGATTGCGCTCAACCCGCCGCATTTGTCGTGGTATCAACTCACCATTGAACCTAATACGCTATTTGGCTCACGTCCTCCGGTGCTGCCAGACGACGATGCGCTCTGGGACATTTTCGAACAGGGCCACCAGATCCTGACTGCCGCCGGGTATCAGCAATATGAAACCTCGGCTTACGCGAAGCCCGGTTATCAGTGCCAGCACAATCTCAACTACTGGCGTTTTGGCGACTATCTGGGTATTGGCTGCGGCGCTCACGGGAAAGTGACGTTTCCGGATGGGCGTATTCTGCGTACGGCAAAAACCCGTCATCCACGCGGTTATATGCAGGGTAATTACCTGGATAAGCAGCACGATGTTGAAGCGCAAGATAAACCGTTCGAGTTCTTTATGAACCGTTTTCGTCTGCTGGAACCCGCACCGCGTGCTGATTTTTCACGGTATACCGGCCTGGATGAACGCGTTATTCGCCCGCAAATTGAGGAAGCACTGAAGCTGAATTATTTGACGGAAAATGAAGAGCGCTGGCAGATAACCGAACACGGTAAGTTATTTCTTAATTCCCTGCTGGAACTATTTCTTGCCGAATAA
- a CDS encoding YggT family protein, producing MKTLTFLLSTVIELYTMVLLLRVWMQWARCDFYNPFSQFVVKATQPIVGPLRRVLPAMGPLDSASLLIAFVLSFIKAILIFMVITFQPIIWASALLILLKTIGLMIFWVLLVMAIMSWVSQGRSPVEYVLMQLTEPLLRPIRSLLPAMGGIDFSPMILVLLLYVLNMGIAELLQSTGDILLPGLWMAL from the coding sequence ATGAAGACGTTGACTTTCCTGCTCTCGACAGTGATTGAACTCTACACAATGGTTCTGCTGTTACGTGTCTGGATGCAGTGGGCACGCTGCGATTTTTACAACCCGTTTTCGCAGTTCGTGGTCAAGGCCACGCAGCCGATTGTCGGGCCGCTGCGCCGCGTGCTGCCCGCAATGGGGCCGCTGGATAGCGCCTCGCTGCTGATTGCTTTTGTTCTGTCGTTTATTAAAGCGATACTGATTTTTATGGTGATCACCTTCCAGCCGATTATCTGGGCCTCCGCCCTGCTGATTTTACTGAAAACCATCGGCTTGATGATTTTCTGGGTACTGCTGGTGATGGCCATCATGAGTTGGGTCAGCCAGGGACGCAGCCCGGTGGAGTATGTGCTGATGCAGTTGACCGAACCACTGCTACGCCCAATTCGCAGTTTGCTGCCAGCCATGGGCGGCATCGATTTTTCACCGATGATTCTGGTGCTGCTGCTGTATGTTCTGAATATGGGGATTGCGGAATTGCTGCAATCTACCGGCGATATTCTGCTGCCGGGGCTGTGGATGGCACTATGA
- the yggU gene encoding DUF167 family protein YggU, which translates to MSAVVTCEDGLVLRLYIQPKASRDAIIGLHGDELKVAITAPPVDGQANAHLVKFLAKQFRVAKNQVVIEKGELGRHKQIKISHPQQIPTEVAALIH; encoded by the coding sequence ATGAGTGCCGTTGTTACCTGTGAAGACGGGCTGGTGTTGCGGCTGTATATTCAGCCAAAAGCCAGCCGTGACGCCATTATCGGGCTGCATGGCGACGAGTTAAAAGTCGCCATCACCGCCCCGCCAGTGGACGGCCAGGCCAATGCGCACCTGGTAAAATTCCTCGCTAAGCAGTTCCGCGTGGCGAAAAACCAGGTCGTCATTGAAAAAGGCGAACTGGGCCGCCACAAACAGATTAAAATCTCACATCCGCAACAGATCCCGACGGAAGTCGCGGCGCTGATACATTAG
- a CDS encoding YggS family pyridoxal phosphate-dependent enzyme: MNDIAHNLAQVRDKISAAATRCGRASEEVTLLAVSKTKPASAVAEAINAGQRAFGENYVQEGVDKINHFRQLGVQGLQWHFIGPLQSNKSRLVAENFDWCHTIDRLRIASRLSEQRPATLAPLNVLIQINISDEQSKSGIALNELDALAAQVSELPGVCLRGLMAIPAPQADYERQFAVARQMAVAFEALKTRYPTVDTLSLGMSDDMTAAIAAGSTMVRIGTAIFGARDYTKN, encoded by the coding sequence ATGAACGATATTGCGCATAACCTGGCACAGGTCCGGGACAAAATCTCAGCCGCCGCAACACGCTGCGGCCGGGCTTCAGAAGAAGTGACGCTGCTTGCAGTGAGCAAAACCAAACCTGCGAGCGCTGTCGCAGAAGCGATCAACGCCGGGCAACGTGCTTTTGGCGAAAACTATGTTCAGGAAGGGGTGGATAAAATTAACCACTTCAGGCAACTGGGCGTTCAGGGTCTGCAATGGCACTTTATTGGCCCGCTACAGTCCAACAAAAGCCGTCTGGTGGCGGAGAACTTCGACTGGTGCCACACGATAGACAGGCTGCGCATTGCCAGCCGTTTAAGTGAACAGCGCCCGGCAACGTTAGCGCCGCTGAATGTGCTTATCCAAATCAACATCAGCGATGAGCAGAGCAAATCCGGGATTGCGCTCAACGAGCTGGATGCGCTGGCCGCTCAGGTGTCCGAGCTACCCGGCGTTTGTCTGCGAGGATTGATGGCGATACCCGCGCCGCAAGCAGATTACGAACGCCAGTTTGCCGTGGCACGGCAAATGGCTGTAGCATTTGAGGCGTTGAAAACACGCTATCCGACGGTGGATACCCTATCGTTGGGCATGTCCGACGATATGACCGCCGCCATTGCGGCGGGAAGCACGATGGTGCGCATTGGTACGGCCATTTTTGGTGCGCGCGATTACACGAAAAATTAA
- a CDS encoding YggL family protein, with translation MATNRSRRLRKKMHIDEFQELGFSVAWRFPEGTSEEQIDKTVDDFIQEVIEPNKLAFDGSGYLAWDGLICLQEIGKCTEEHQAIVRKWLEEHHLTEVRVSELFDVWWD, from the coding sequence ATGGCAACAAACCGCAGCCGTCGTTTGCGTAAAAAAATGCATATCGATGAATTTCAGGAACTGGGTTTTTCCGTTGCATGGCGCTTCCCGGAAGGCACCAGCGAAGAGCAGATTGATAAAACGGTTGATGACTTTATTCAGGAAGTGATTGAGCCGAACAAGCTGGCGTTTGACGGTAGCGGTTATCTGGCGTGGGATGGTCTGATTTGCCTGCAAGAGATTGGCAAATGTACGGAAGAGCATCAGGCTATCGTGCGCAAATGGCTTGAAGAACACCATCTGACCGAGGTACGCGTCAGCGAACTTTTCGACGTTTGGTGGGACTAA
- a CDS encoding IclR family transcriptional regulator domain-containing protein, which yields MSSQPNQSLIDGIRCLQYLVSSDRAIGCRELARLMGINTTRVNRLLMTMASIGLTMQDAQRRYLPGPGIHALAAQAIRGSALFSQALPLLESHAPKDIVVAMGVLWEDQVIYIYHSSPGSQVSQALAGFHMLPAWQSVIGMALLAAESDETLQQRFSEEQWLLLGPHVARQRERGHVVWHHDDGEVSMAKPLGAHSAALAFAGMWRVDDTVVETRLQALHALVERLTEKS from the coding sequence ATGTCTTCACAACCCAATCAAAGCCTGATCGACGGCATTCGCTGCCTGCAGTATCTGGTTTCCAGCGATCGCGCCATTGGCTGTCGCGAACTGGCGCGCCTGATGGGCATTAACACAACCCGTGTAAACCGGTTGTTGATGACCATGGCGTCTATTGGCCTGACGATGCAGGATGCACAGCGTCGCTATCTGCCTGGCCCCGGAATCCATGCGCTGGCAGCGCAGGCCATCCGGGGTTCAGCACTCTTCTCCCAGGCGCTGCCGCTACTGGAAAGCCATGCCCCGAAAGACATCGTGGTGGCAATGGGCGTGCTCTGGGAGGATCAGGTGATCTATATCTATCACTCCAGCCCCGGTAGTCAGGTCAGCCAGGCGCTGGCCGGTTTTCATATGCTCCCGGCCTGGCAGTCCGTCATCGGTATGGCGTTACTGGCGGCAGAAAGTGATGAAACCCTGCAACAGCGCTTTAGCGAAGAGCAGTGGCTGCTGCTTGGCCCACATGTCGCCCGGCAGCGTGAGCGCGGTCACGTGGTCTGGCACCATGACGACGGTGAAGTCTCGATGGCAAAACCGCTTGGCGCACATTCCGCCGCACTCGCCTTTGCCGGAATGTGGCGCGTTGACGACACGGTCGTAGAAACACGGCTACAGGCACTTCACGCGCTGGTTGAACGCCTGACGGAAAAATCCTGA
- a CDS encoding XTP/dITP diphosphatase: MQKVVLATGNAGKVRELASLLNDFGFDVVAQTELGVESAEETGLTFIENAILKARHAAQVTGLPAIADDSGLAVDALGGAPGIYSARYSGVDASDQQNLEKLLDALKDVPDAERKAQFHCVLVYMRHADDPTPLVCHGSWPGVITRQAAGNGGFGYDPIFFVPAEGKTAAELTREEKSAISHRGQALKLLLEALRNG; this comes from the coding sequence ATGCAAAAAGTTGTCCTCGCTACCGGTAATGCCGGTAAAGTGCGCGAGCTGGCCTCGCTGCTGAATGATTTTGGCTTTGATGTTGTCGCACAAACTGAGTTGGGTGTGGAGTCCGCCGAAGAGACCGGCCTGACGTTTATTGAAAATGCCATCCTCAAAGCGCGTCACGCAGCCCAGGTTACTGGCCTGCCCGCTATCGCTGACGATTCCGGCCTGGCTGTCGATGCCCTCGGCGGTGCGCCGGGCATTTATTCCGCCCGTTATTCCGGCGTTGATGCCAGCGACCAGCAGAACCTGGAAAAACTGCTCGACGCGCTAAAAGATGTGCCGGACGCTGAGCGCAAAGCACAATTCCATTGCGTACTGGTCTATATGCGTCATGCTGATGACCCGACCCCGCTGGTGTGCCACGGCAGCTGGCCTGGCGTGATTACGCGGCAGGCCGCCGGTAACGGCGGCTTTGGTTACGATCCGATTTTCTTTGTCCCTGCTGAGGGCAAAACCGCTGCGGAGCTCACCCGCGAAGAAAAAAGCGCGATCTCCCACCGTGGACAAGCGTTGAAACTGTTACTGGAAGCACTGCGTAATGGCTGA
- a CDS encoding FAD-dependent oxidoreductase has translation MKIFPQTEARTFPAQQLHADLLVAGGGLAGLCAALAAARDGLQVVLVQDRPVLGGNASSEVRLWANGATSHMGNNNRWAREGGIMGEIMEENLWRNKEGNPVMFDLVLLDLAKSQPGLTLLLNTTVFEVEKTGNALTAVKAFNPINETFYTVSATQFCDATGDGVLGFLAGAEYREGAEEAEELGEKMAPGDNFGHKLGHSIYFYTKQTAGPVNFVPPSFALKDITEIPRYKRLTSTLNGCDLWWLEWGGRLDTVHESEEIKWELWRIVWGVWDHIKNSGEFPEAANMTIEWVGAIPGKRESRRFPGDHLLCQQDIIEQRDHYDAVGYGGWSIDLHPADGVYSTHDGCRQFHSKGTYTIPFRSLYSRSLDNLLLTGRLISASHVAFGSARVMCTCGLLGEVVGRAAAQCKALNLLPRELAQREHISALQQHLQATGCYIPRQWLNDPAAGATVSASSEYQLSELKPNGTWQPLSERMALLLPVRAGAQLPEMTLRLRASTPQPLAVSLLGSARAGNFTPDYQYDESVLQVSGEAEYTLAFNWQSDRDQYVFVAFDAQEGIEIALTDTHPPGIMTVFNSLNARVAKHTRQVADGDYGVDEFDFWLPRRHPQQIFPALRFSQPLNAWCAQNVVNGRLRPEQQINAWTPAADDVAPEIIWRWAEPQTLQHLTLVQDNDFDNAMESVQMGHHYAVTPHCITHYRLWADEQLLAEVENNHHSVCQHRLEEPLTVRSVRLEILKTAGALPAVYSLNIR, from the coding sequence ATGAAAATCTTTCCTCAAACCGAGGCCAGAACATTTCCAGCGCAGCAACTGCACGCCGATCTGCTAGTTGCGGGCGGCGGGCTGGCGGGGCTTTGCGCCGCGCTGGCGGCAGCGCGAGACGGCCTGCAAGTGGTGCTCGTTCAGGACAGGCCAGTGCTGGGCGGTAATGCCTCCAGCGAAGTGCGTTTGTGGGCCAACGGCGCAACGTCACATATGGGCAATAATAACCGCTGGGCGCGCGAAGGCGGCATCATGGGCGAAATCATGGAAGAGAACCTCTGGCGGAACAAAGAGGGGAATCCGGTGATGTTCGACCTGGTGCTTCTGGATCTTGCCAAAAGCCAGCCGGGGCTGACATTGCTACTCAATACCACCGTCTTTGAGGTCGAAAAAACGGGAAACGCCCTCACTGCGGTAAAAGCCTTCAACCCCATTAACGAAACCTTTTACACCGTAAGCGCCACGCAGTTCTGCGACGCTACCGGTGACGGCGTACTCGGTTTTCTGGCCGGCGCAGAATACCGTGAAGGCGCAGAAGAAGCTGAAGAGCTGGGCGAAAAAATGGCGCCCGGTGACAATTTTGGTCACAAGCTGGGCCACTCCATCTATTTCTACACTAAGCAAACCGCCGGGCCGGTAAACTTTGTTCCCCCCTCTTTTGCGCTGAAAGATATCACTGAAATCCCGCGCTATAAGCGCCTGACGTCAACGCTGAACGGCTGCGATTTGTGGTGGCTGGAGTGGGGAGGCCGCCTCGATACCGTGCACGAAAGTGAAGAGATCAAATGGGAACTGTGGAGAATTGTCTGGGGCGTCTGGGATCACATTAAAAACTCTGGCGAATTCCCTGAAGCCGCCAATATGACTATCGAATGGGTTGGTGCGATCCCCGGCAAGCGTGAAAGCCGCCGTTTCCCTGGCGATCATTTGCTGTGCCAGCAGGACATTATTGAGCAGCGCGATCACTACGACGCCGTAGGTTATGGCGGTTGGTCGATAGATTTGCACCCGGCGGATGGCGTGTATAGCACCCACGACGGTTGCCGGCAGTTTCACAGCAAAGGCACCTACACCATTCCGTTTCGCAGCCTTTACAGCCGCTCACTCGATAACTTATTGCTTACCGGGCGGCTGATCTCCGCTTCGCATGTCGCCTTCGGCAGCGCCCGCGTAATGTGTACCTGCGGTCTGTTGGGCGAAGTTGTCGGGCGCGCTGCGGCGCAATGTAAAGCCCTTAACCTGCTGCCGCGTGAACTGGCTCAGCGGGAGCATATCAGCGCTTTGCAGCAACATTTACAGGCCACTGGCTGCTATATCCCACGTCAGTGGCTGAACGACCCGGCTGCTGGTGCCACCGTCAGCGCCAGCAGCGAATACCAACTGAGCGAGCTGAAACCCAACGGCACCTGGCAGCCGCTTTCGGAACGCATGGCGTTACTGTTACCCGTACGCGCGGGCGCGCAACTACCCGAGATGACGCTGCGCTTACGGGCATCAACACCGCAACCACTGGCGGTTTCACTGCTTGGCAGCGCACGCGCCGGGAACTTCACCCCGGATTATCAATACGACGAAAGCGTACTTCAGGTCTCCGGCGAAGCCGAGTACACCCTGGCTTTCAACTGGCAAAGCGATCGCGACCAGTATGTGTTTGTCGCTTTCGACGCGCAGGAAGGTATCGAAATTGCGCTCACGGATACCCACCCGCCAGGCATTATGACGGTCTTTAACAGCCTTAACGCCCGCGTGGCAAAACACACCCGCCAGGTCGCAGACGGCGATTATGGCGTCGACGAGTTCGATTTCTGGCTACCGCGCCGTCACCCGCAGCAGATCTTCCCTGCCCTGCGTTTCAGCCAGCCACTGAATGCCTGGTGTGCGCAGAATGTAGTAAATGGCCGCTTGCGTCCGGAGCAGCAAATCAATGCATGGACACCCGCCGCTGACGATGTCGCGCCGGAAATCATCTGGCGCTGGGCGGAGCCACAAACGTTGCAGCATTTAACGCTGGTACAGGACAACGACTTCGATAACGCGATGGAGTCAGTCCAGATGGGTCATCACTATGCCGTAACGCCACACTGCATCACGCACTACCGCTTGTGGGCCGACGAACAGCTCCTGGCAGAGGTGGAAAACAACCACCACTCGGTGTGCCAGCACAGGCTGGAAGAACCGCTGACGGTGCGCAGCGTCAGGCTGGAGATCCTGAAAACGGCGGGCGCGCTGCCTGCGGTTTACTCGCTAAACATCCGCTAA